The bacterium genome contains a region encoding:
- the ftsW gene encoding putative lipid II flippase FtsW has product MKRIKSFKKISKIPRHPLDKTFLYLILSLVVVGLIFIADISAPQALNIFDDKFAFLKNQLAWAGIGLSAMFVVSNIHYNFWKKIATPLFFISLILLIAVLIPGLSLEALGARRWISVGPVNFQPSEVVKLTLALYLAKVAENKLKKPLSFFIPLALVAGLIMLQPDLGTTIIVTLIGLVQIFIAGVPILYFFWSLLIAFVSVVVLILVSPYRRDRLLTFLEVGSDPLGKEYHIRQILLAIGSGGLFGLGIGQSKQKYLFLPEASTDSIFAAIAEEVGFVGSAILVFAFAFFVYKAYKISVNAPDEFSRVLSIGLTAWIGGQMILNIAAMTALTPLTGIPLPFFSYGGTSLSMILVSCGILLNISRYGKENNITRR; this is encoded by the coding sequence GTGAAAAGAATAAAAAGCTTTAAAAAAATAAGTAAAATACCAAGACACCCCTTAGACAAGACTTTTTTATATCTTATATTATCTTTAGTTGTAGTTGGCCTTATTTTTATTGCAGATATTTCAGCACCTCAAGCCTTAAATATTTTTGATGATAAGTTTGCATTTCTTAAAAATCAGCTTGCGTGGGCAGGGATTGGACTCTCTGCTATGTTTGTTGTCAGTAATATTCACTATAACTTTTGGAAAAAAATTGCCACGCCATTATTTTTTATATCTTTAATATTATTAATAGCCGTACTTATACCTGGCTTGTCGCTGGAGGCTTTAGGAGCCAGAAGATGGATCTCAGTTGGTCCAGTTAATTTTCAACCTTCGGAGGTTGTTAAACTAACTCTAGCTCTTTATTTAGCAAAGGTTGCAGAAAATAAACTAAAAAAACCATTATCTTTTTTTATTCCACTTGCTTTAGTCGCGGGTTTAATAATGCTACAACCTGACTTGGGTACCACTATTATAGTCACCCTTATAGGTTTGGTGCAGATTTTTATTGCTGGAGTTCCAATTCTTTACTTTTTCTGGTCTTTATTGATTGCTTTCGTCAGTGTTGTAGTTCTTATCTTGGTTTCACCATATAGGAGAGATAGACTACTTACTTTTTTAGAAGTTGGATCAGACCCACTAGGGAAAGAGTATCATATAAGGCAGATTTTACTTGCAATCGGCTCTGGTGGTCTGTTTGGTTTAGGTATCGGCCAGTCGAAGCAGAAGTATTTATTTTTGCCAGAAGCCTCTACTGACTCTATTTTTGCGGCTATTGCAGAGGAAGTTGGTTTTGTAGGCTCTGCCATATTAGTTTTTGCTTTTGCCTTTTTTGTATATAAAGCATATAAAATAAGCGTAAACGCACCTGATGAGTTTTCTAGGGTTTTAAGTATAGGTTTAACTGCTTGGATAGGCGGCCAAATGATTCTAAATATTGCAGCCATGACTGCCCTAACCCCTCTAACTGGAATACCTTTGCCATTTTTTTCATACGGAGGCACTAGCTTATCGATGATTTTGGTTTCTTGCGGTATACTACTAAATATCAGTAGATATGGAAAAGAAAACAATATTACTCGCAGGTAG
- a CDS encoding phospho-N-acetylmuramoyl-pentapeptide-transferase, translating to MMQNFLPMGLGLIIFSFLITSLLVVPFIDLLYKLKFTRKAEAPKKGTVPLFDKLHDVKVGTPVGGGVLIITVVSLLFAVLFPLSSYLGVFVHSAYSLRAELFVIFFTFISFGLLGLLDDYIKMLGKPTRGVLGLAFGLSRRSKFLLQWALAAVIAFLIYKFLGISILYIPIIGVTVEMGMWFVPFSAFVIVAFTNAVNITDGLDGLASGLLMICLMAFGVIAASNLDTPLSLFIAIWIGSLIAFLYFNTWPARIWMGDTGALSFGATLAVIGLLTGSLFALIVIGGIFVIEIASSAIQILGWKFLKRPIFPLAPLHHTFLAIGWEEPKIVMRAWLAGIILATFGLWLATI from the coding sequence ATGATGCAGAACTTTTTACCAATGGGCTTGGGGTTAATAATATTTTCATTCCTAATTACTTCGCTTCTAGTAGTTCCTTTTATAGACTTACTTTATAAATTAAAATTTACAAGGAAAGCTGAGGCTCCTAAAAAAGGTACAGTTCCCTTGTTTGACAAGTTGCATGATGTCAAGGTTGGTACTCCTGTTGGGGGTGGTGTTTTAATTATTACAGTTGTTTCATTGTTGTTCGCAGTTTTATTTCCATTAAGTTCTTACTTAGGAGTTTTTGTTCATTCTGCTTATAGTTTACGTGCTGAGCTATTTGTCATCTTTTTTACATTTATATCATTTGGTCTTTTGGGCCTGTTGGATGATTACATTAAAATGCTTGGAAAACCAACAAGAGGTGTTCTTGGACTTGCCTTTGGGTTAAGTCGAAGAAGCAAGTTTTTGTTACAGTGGGCTTTAGCTGCAGTTATTGCCTTTTTAATCTATAAATTTTTAGGAATTAGTATTTTGTACATCCCAATTATTGGGGTGACTGTTGAGATGGGAATGTGGTTTGTACCATTTTCTGCCTTTGTTATTGTTGCATTTACTAACGCCGTTAATATTACTGATGGTTTGGATGGTTTAGCCTCTGGTTTACTAATGATATGTTTAATGGCTTTTGGTGTTATAGCTGCAAGCAATTTAGATACACCTCTTTCTTTATTTATTGCAATTTGGATTGGCTCTTTAATCGCATTTTTATATTTTAATACTTGGCCAGCCAGAATTTGGATGGGGGATACTGGGGCACTTTCCTTTGGCGCAACACTTGCAGTTATTGGACTATTGACTGGAAGCTTGTTTGCATTAATTGTAATAGGTGGAATATTTGTAATTGAAATTGCCTCGTCTGCAATTCAAATTTTGGGTTGGAAGTTTTTAAAAAGACCTATTTTTCCATTAGCTCCATTACACCACACATTCCTTGCTATTGGTTGGGAAGAACCCAAGATTGTTATGCGTGCTTGGTTGGCTGGTATAATTTTGGCCACCTTCGGCCTCTGGCTTGCAACTATCTAA
- a CDS encoding peptidoglycan bridge formation glycyltransferase FemA/FemB family protein, translating to MDKYTIESITNKKVWEKFLLSQIPSSFLQSWNWGQVHEDMGQKIFRLGLYKNKKIVGLFLVIKEVAKRGTHLLVPGGPVIDWTDKKQLKLFTEYVVNLGKKEKVWFVRVRPEILDTEENKKVFDKLGFLNSPTHLNAENTWILDIDKSEDVLLAEMRKSTRYLVKKSQSEGLKVIKSVDKKDTKTLFDLQRETSLRHKFVGFPLELFELELDYFGKDNNAILFMCKKDNLVLASAIIIFYGDSAYYHFSGSTSKHLNIPFSYFMQWEVIKEAKKRNLKHYNFWGIAPDDNPKHRFAGVTLFKTGFGGRRINWLHAHDIPISPLYYLTYLFETIRRKIRRL from the coding sequence ATGGATAAATATACAATAGAGTCAATCACAAATAAAAAAGTTTGGGAGAAGTTCTTATTATCTCAAATACCAAGTTCTTTTCTTCAATCTTGGAATTGGGGTCAAGTTCATGAAGACATGGGCCAAAAGATATTTCGATTGGGACTATATAAAAACAAAAAGATTGTTGGTTTATTTTTAGTAATTAAGGAGGTTGCCAAAAGGGGTACCCATTTATTGGTTCCAGGAGGACCAGTTATTGACTGGACAGACAAAAAGCAACTAAAGCTGTTCACAGAATATGTAGTAAATTTGGGTAAAAAAGAAAAAGTGTGGTTTGTCAGGGTAAGACCAGAAATATTAGATACAGAAGAAAATAAAAAAGTATTTGACAAATTAGGTTTTCTAAACTCACCAACGCATCTCAATGCCGAGAACACATGGATTTTAGATATAGACAAGTCTGAAGATGTGCTTTTGGCAGAAATGCGTAAGTCAACAAGATACTTAGTTAAGAAAAGTCAGTCGGAAGGACTAAAAGTAATTAAGTCTGTTGACAAAAAAGATACCAAAACGCTTTTTGATCTGCAAAGAGAAACATCATTAAGGCATAAGTTTGTTGGTTTTCCACTTGAGCTATTTGAGTTAGAACTTGACTATTTTGGAAAAGACAATAATGCAATTTTATTTATGTGTAAAAAAGACAACTTAGTTTTAGCTTCAGCAATAATTATATTTTACGGAGATTCAGCCTATTACCATTTTAGTGGTTCAACATCGAAGCATTTGAACATACCATTTTCCTATTTTATGCAATGGGAGGTCATTAAAGAGGCAAAAAAAAGAAATCTTAAACACTACAATTTTTGGGGTATTGCCCCTGATGATAATCCTAAGCATAGATTTGCTGGGGTGACATTGTTCAAAACTGGTTTCGGTGGAAGACGTATCAACTGGTTACATGCACATGACATACCCATTTCACCTCTTTACTATTTGACATATTTGTTTGAAACAATTCGAAGAAAAATTAGAAGGTTATAA
- a CDS encoding DegT/DnrJ/EryC1/StrS family aminotransferase, protein MKIFNSLGSNYNFRSLLVGFANIFKPDKGLKLKRLLEKKYSGKVTFYYKGREAIEVALRSIGVDSGFVAINGLTCFVVEKAVLNSGQGCVYLDIGNDLNFSIESLRKSVSSNNKIRAVIIQNTLGVPINAREVKKICADNKLVLIEDLAHSVGSVYADGSIAGTVGDFVALSFSQDKIIDAVSGGALITRNKKYQNRVNNIETKKIPITWLIRDILYPFFTYTIRKLYFLNIGKIIHRLLKQLNLLSTPVDFSTTGLHHLPRWYLSMAYDYVVNLDPDITHRKALAKIYSLNLDPKVLAKDINTKLSLSTNVRFPIFVSNRKKLIRHLAQNGIFISDTWYDYPVAPLKYNKLSGYKIGTCPNAEKLSETILNLPTHRNMSENDAIRISKIINKWINIQ, encoded by the coding sequence ATGAAAATATTTAATTCACTAGGATCAAATTATAATTTCAGATCTTTACTTGTGGGATTTGCAAATATCTTTAAACCTGATAAAGGTTTAAAGTTGAAAAGATTGCTTGAAAAAAAGTATAGCGGTAAGGTCACTTTTTATTATAAAGGTCGAGAGGCGATTGAAGTTGCATTAAGATCAATAGGTGTTGACAGCGGTTTTGTGGCAATAAATGGTTTGACGTGTTTTGTTGTGGAGAAGGCTGTTTTGAATTCCGGACAGGGTTGCGTGTATCTAGACATAGGTAATGACTTGAATTTCTCGATAGAGTCACTTCGAAAGTCAGTTTCATCGAATAATAAAATAAGAGCGGTCATTATACAGAATACTTTAGGAGTTCCTATTAATGCTCGAGAAGTAAAAAAAATATGTGCAGACAATAAACTTGTCTTGATTGAAGATTTGGCTCATAGTGTAGGGTCAGTTTATGCAGATGGAAGTATTGCAGGTACTGTGGGTGACTTTGTTGCTTTATCTTTTAGCCAAGACAAAATAATCGATGCAGTTTCCGGTGGTGCACTTATTACTAGAAATAAAAAATATCAAAATAGAGTAAATAATATTGAAACCAAAAAGATTCCTATTACATGGCTTATCAGAGATATTTTGTATCCTTTTTTTACCTATACAATCAGAAAACTATACTTTCTAAATATAGGTAAAATTATACACAGATTGCTAAAACAATTGAATTTACTTTCTACTCCAGTTGATTTTTCAACAACTGGACTTCATCATTTACCAAGGTGGTATCTAAGTATGGCTTATGATTATGTAGTCAATCTTGATCCTGACATTACCCATAGAAAAGCGTTGGCTAAGATCTACTCACTTAATTTAGATCCAAAGGTACTAGCAAAAGATATAAACACTAAATTGAGTTTATCGACAAATGTTAGATTTCCAATTTTTGTTAGTAATAGAAAAAAATTGATAAGACATTTGGCTCAGAATGGGATTTTTATATCTGACACTTGGTATGATTATCCTGTAGCACCTCTTAAATATAACAAATTATCAGGTTACAAAATTGGTACATGTCCAAATGCTGAAAAATTATCTGAGACGATACTTAATTTACCTACGCATAGGAATATGAGTGAAAATGACGCTATAAGAATTTCAAAAATAATTAACAAATGGATAAATATACAATAG
- a CDS encoding alpha/beta hydrolase, with product MQKVYILHGWSYETDKWNELLVDLKKHNFECVLLRIPGLTEKLEEVWNISNYEEWLGKKLKREKNIILIGHSNGGRIALSYVARNPGKIKKLILIDSAGILSKDTKTKVKRFFFKLLSSIGKKFTKSKYLKNILYKIIGESDYNNASDIMKKTMQNLITIDLTNMLHKVNVDTSIIWGRNDSITPLRDGMLMNKLIRNSKIYIIDGAKHSPQFTHPERVLNIIYENI from the coding sequence ATGCAAAAAGTATATATTTTACATGGATGGTCATATGAAACTGATAAATGGAATGAGCTATTAGTTGATCTCAAAAAACATAATTTTGAGTGTGTTCTTTTGAGAATTCCAGGTTTAACTGAAAAACTAGAAGAAGTTTGGAACATAAGTAACTATGAAGAATGGTTGGGTAAAAAGCTTAAAAGAGAAAAGAATATTATTTTAATCGGACATTCAAACGGTGGAAGGATTGCTTTAAGTTACGTAGCAAGAAATCCAGGTAAGATTAAAAAGTTAATTTTGATAGATAGCGCTGGTATTCTAAGTAAAGACACAAAAACTAAAGTTAAACGATTTTTTTTCAAACTACTATCAAGTATTGGTAAAAAATTTACTAAATCAAAATATTTAAAAAATATTTTATATAAAATTATTGGTGAAAGCGACTACAACAATGCTTCAGATATTATGAAAAAGACTATGCAAAATTTAATTACAATTGATTTGACTAATATGCTTCACAAGGTAAATGTAGACACAAGTATTATATGGGGAAGAAATGATAGTATTACACCACTCAGAGATGGGATGTTAATGAATAAGTTAATCAGAAACTCAAAAATATATATTATTGATGGGGCCAAACATTCGCCACAATTTACGCATCCAGAAAGGGTACTAAACATAATATATGAAAATATTTAA
- a CDS encoding cyanophycin synthetase → MMFNKTKRLLYFPLAYYFYLFAKIVLNRWKPRIVVVTGSSGKTTLLHLLASQLGDKAMYSFHANSSFGIPFNILGIERKTLSFLEWPYIFITTPLRIFRSLPKNNIYVVEVDCDRPKEGMFLSKLLKPEVTLWVSLGRTHSMNFESLVRHNRFNSLEDAISHEFGYLIENTKNLVVLNSDSKYIMNQSSRTNAQLLKVSLNNLDYKYTIERGRTHFKIRNISHYFNYLLPLETLYGIEMSKSVMKYFGLKFDNSFSKFDLPAGRSSLFKGVKNTYLVDSTYNANLDSMKVILKMFIELKTTNHKWIVLGDMLEQGNNEAKEHKLLAQEINNLKFDKIILMGPRISKYTQPYLKSSAVSFINPNEVLLYLKKEIKGGEIILFKGARFLEGVIENLLLNKSDPKKLVRREKVWDEKRKKFGL, encoded by the coding sequence ATGATGTTTAATAAAACCAAGAGGTTATTATATTTTCCGTTAGCTTATTATTTTTATCTTTTTGCAAAGATTGTGTTAAATCGTTGGAAACCAAGAATTGTGGTCGTGACTGGCTCAAGCGGAAAGACTACATTGTTGCATTTACTGGCGTCACAATTGGGGGATAAGGCAATGTATTCGTTTCATGCTAATAGTTCCTTTGGTATCCCATTTAATATTTTAGGAATTGAACGGAAAACTTTATCCTTTTTAGAATGGCCGTACATATTCATAACTACTCCGTTGCGGATATTTAGAAGTTTACCAAAAAATAATATATATGTTGTTGAAGTGGACTGCGACAGGCCAAAAGAGGGAATGTTTCTCTCCAAACTTTTAAAACCAGAGGTTACACTTTGGGTAAGTCTAGGTAGAACTCATAGTATGAATTTTGAGAGCCTAGTCAGACATAATAGGTTTAATTCACTTGAGGATGCTATATCCCACGAATTTGGATATCTAATTGAAAACACTAAAAACCTTGTGGTTTTAAATTCTGATTCAAAATATATAATGAATCAGTCTAGTCGAACAAACGCACAATTACTAAAAGTCAGCTTAAATAACTTAGATTACAAGTATACAATTGAAAGAGGTAGGACACATTTTAAAATTAGAAATATCTCTCACTATTTTAATTATCTCTTGCCACTAGAAACGTTATATGGGATTGAGATGTCTAAAAGTGTTATGAAATATTTTGGTTTAAAATTTGATAATAGTTTTAGTAAATTTGACTTACCTGCCGGCAGAAGCAGCTTGTTTAAGGGTGTTAAAAATACATACTTGGTTGATAGTACCTACAACGCGAATCTGGACTCAATGAAAGTAATTTTAAAAATGTTTATAGAGCTAAAAACTACTAATCACAAATGGATTGTCTTAGGAGATATGCTGGAACAAGGAAATAATGAAGCAAAAGAGCATAAACTTTTGGCACAAGAAATTAACAATTTGAAATTCGACAAAATAATATTGATGGGACCAAGAATATCTAAATATACACAACCATATTTAAAGAGCTCAGCAGTCTCATTTATAAATCCAAACGAAGTATTACTTTATCTAAAAAAAGAAATTAAGGGCGGAGAGATTATTTTATTTAAAGGGGCAAGATTTTTGGAAGGTGTAATTGAGAATCTACTATTAAACAAATCCGATCCCAAAAAATTAGTTAGAAGAGAGAAAGTTTGGGATGAAAAAAGAAAAAAGTTTGGGTTATAA
- the pgeF gene encoding peptidoglycan editing factor PgeF has protein sequence MKVNYVNCQQTHSSNVHIVKKKDVGKTIPNCDGLITNLKNITLLIQTADCVPITLIDPVRKVVGVVHAGWRGSEKEIVKNAINLMINEFESDKKDIKIKIGPAIDKDNFIVRNDVKNKFKDYEDYFEKISEDQWKFDLVGVNIKQMLSLGILEENIENSKISTYLNKNYPSYRRDGITKGFETKIMLK, from the coding sequence ATGAAAGTGAATTACGTAAACTGCCAGCAAACTCATTCATCAAATGTGCATATTGTTAAAAAGAAAGATGTTGGAAAAACAATTCCAAATTGCGATGGACTAATTACTAATTTAAAAAATATTACTCTTTTAATTCAAACAGCAGACTGTGTTCCCATAACATTAATTGACCCAGTTAGAAAAGTTGTGGGAGTTGTTCATGCTGGTTGGAGGGGTAGTGAAAAGGAAATTGTTAAAAATGCAATTAATTTAATGATTAATGAATTTGAGTCAGATAAAAAAGACATTAAAATAAAAATTGGCCCTGCAATTGATAAAGATAATTTTATTGTAAGAAATGACGTCAAGAATAAGTTTAAAGATTATGAGGATTATTTTGAAAAAATATCCGAAGATCAATGGAAATTTGATTTAGTGGGAGTGAATATTAAACAAATGCTCTCACTTGGAATTCTAGAAGAAAATATAGAAAATTCTAAAATATCTACATATTTAAATAAAAATTACCCTTCCTATCGCAGAGACGGAATAACAAAAGGTTTTGAAACTAAAATAATGTTAAAATAA
- the murI gene encoding glutamate racemase: MVGIFDSGIGGLTVVKEFKLKYPNISFIYLGDTARVPYGTRSPEIIKKFAEEDTKFLVSKKVELIVVACNTVSSLALGVVKKTSRVPVFGVIDPAVKKALMVTKNNKIGLVGTRATVNSKAYSEAIIKRHASMLVPLIEEGFIKGEEIDLFINKYFKDFKDQVDTLILGCTHYPIIKKEIGKYLGNSIKLIDPAVEVVDEISNLVKKTKHPKENYYLTDINQRFLETARMFLGEDISNKTEKISFK; the protein is encoded by the coding sequence ATGGTCGGTATCTTTGATTCAGGTATTGGAGGCCTGACGGTTGTAAAAGAATTTAAATTAAAATATCCAAATATTTCATTTATATATTTAGGGGATACAGCCCGTGTGCCATACGGAACAAGAAGCCCTGAAATAATAAAGAAATTTGCAGAAGAAGACACAAAGTTTTTAGTATCTAAGAAAGTAGAGTTAATTGTTGTGGCTTGTAACACGGTATCATCTCTAGCTCTAGGTGTTGTAAAAAAGACTTCAAGGGTACCAGTGTTTGGAGTAATTGACCCAGCCGTTAAAAAAGCACTTATGGTCACAAAGAATAATAAAATAGGGTTAGTAGGTACAAGAGCCACTGTTAACAGTAAGGCATACAGTGAAGCAATAATCAAGCGACACGCATCGATGCTTGTTCCGCTAATTGAAGAAGGTTTTATAAAAGGTGAGGAAATTGATTTGTTTATCAATAAATATTTTAAAGATTTTAAAGATCAGGTTGATACATTAATTTTAGGTTGCACTCATTATCCAATTATAAAAAAAGAAATTGGTAAGTATTTAGGTAACTCAATAAAACTAATTGATCCAGCTGTTGAAGTAGTAGATGAAATTTCAAATTTAGTTAAAAAAACTAAACACCCCAAAGAGAACTATTATTTGACAGATATTAACCAGAGGTTTTTGGAAACTGCGCGTATGTTTTTAGGCGAAGACATATCAAACAAAACTGAAAAAATATCTTTTAAATGA
- the murD gene encoding UDP-N-acetylmuramoyl-L-alanine--D-glutamate ligase, giving the protein MKYQGRKIAILGRGIEGVDAEKFLKSKGAIVTILDQNEDLGYLSKLDGFDSIVRSPGVYPYKSELKHLKNITTPTAIFFENCPAKIIGVTGTKGKGTTSTLIYEILKKAKKDVYLAGNIGKPVLEILPKLKKESYVILEMSSFQLIDLGVSPHISVVLNISLDHMDWHKDEKEYIDAKKNIVKFQNSTDWAVVNDEYETSKSFAKETKANVFLFSKEKLDKKFKKDLTLRGEHNLENIAAAVTVAKILDIDEEVTIETVKNFKGLEHRLEFVKLIKGVGFYNDSFATGPQPTIAAIKSFTEDETLILGGSDKGLDYKELGKCIEETRNVKNIILIGQIRNQIREFIKTKKIFDLEFSDMKIIVDKAFEITPKGGVVILSPASASFDMFKDYKDRGNQFKEAVKKL; this is encoded by the coding sequence ATGAAATATCAAGGTAGAAAGATTGCAATTTTAGGACGAGGTATAGAAGGAGTTGACGCTGAAAAATTCTTAAAATCAAAAGGTGCAATTGTTACTATTTTAGATCAAAATGAAGATTTAGGTTATTTATCTAAGTTGGATGGATTTGATTCAATTGTAAGATCCCCAGGAGTATATCCTTACAAATCAGAACTTAAACATTTAAAAAATATTACCACCCCAACAGCAATATTTTTTGAAAATTGTCCAGCTAAAATTATTGGTGTTACAGGAACAAAAGGAAAAGGTACTACTTCAACCTTAATTTATGAAATACTTAAAAAAGCTAAAAAAGATGTTTATTTGGCAGGTAACATTGGTAAACCTGTACTTGAAATATTGCCTAAGCTAAAAAAAGAATCATATGTAATATTAGAAATGTCCTCTTTTCAGTTGATTGATCTTGGTGTGTCACCACATATATCTGTTGTTCTAAATATTTCATTAGATCATATGGATTGGCACAAAGACGAAAAGGAATATATTGATGCTAAGAAAAATATTGTTAAATTCCAAAACTCAACTGACTGGGCTGTCGTAAACGATGAATATGAGACTTCTAAGAGTTTTGCAAAAGAGACAAAAGCTAATGTATTTTTATTTAGCAAAGAGAAACTAGACAAGAAATTTAAAAAAGATTTAACCCTTCGAGGTGAACACAATTTAGAGAATATTGCAGCAGCAGTAACCGTAGCCAAAATTTTAGACATTGATGAAGAGGTAACAATTGAAACTGTTAAAAATTTCAAAGGTTTAGAACACAGATTGGAATTTGTTAAGTTAATAAAAGGGGTTGGATTTTATAATGATTCATTTGCAACAGGTCCACAACCCACAATTGCTGCTATAAAGTCATTTACAGAAGATGAGACCTTAATTTTAGGCGGTAGTGATAAAGGTTTAGATTATAAAGAATTAGGAAAGTGTATTGAAGAGACAAGAAATGTAAAGAATATAATATTGATAGGTCAGATAAGAAATCAAATTAGGGAATTTATTAAAACTAAAAAGATTTTTGACTTAGAATTCTCAGATATGAAAATAATTGTAGACAAAGCATTTGAAATAACTCCAAAAGGTGGTGTGGTTATTTTATCTCCCGCTTCAGCATCCTTTGATATGTTTAAGGATTACAAGGATAGGGGAAATCAATTTAAGGAGGCTGTTAAAAAGCTATAA
- a CDS encoding BRO family protein: MTKENSLVIFQNKQIRREWYKNKWYFSIVDVVEVLTDSVNATDYLKKLRKRDNILATYMGTNCPYVVMQDSNKKKRSLLAGSTTELLRIIQSIPSPKAEPFKLWLAQVGKERLDEIEDPELAQERMKSLYEKKGYPRDWIDKRLRGIAIRQGLTDEWKERGIKNKVDYAILTAEISKATFGMTPSQYKKLKKIPNRSKINLRDNMTDLELIFTMLGERVTTEISTNEKPSGFTQNKKVATRGGSVAGKARIETEKEIGKSIITGKNYLK; the protein is encoded by the coding sequence ATGACAAAAGAAAATAGTTTAGTGATTTTTCAAAATAAACAAATTCGACGCGAGTGGTATAAGAACAAATGGTACTTTTCAATAGTCGATGTGGTTGAAGTTTTAACTGACAGTGTTAATGCTACAGACTATCTTAAAAAGTTAAGAAAAAGAGACAACATTTTAGCTACTTACATGGGGACAAATTGTCCCTATGTAGTAATGCAAGACTCAAATAAAAAAAAGAGAAGTCTTTTGGCTGGATCAACTACAGAGTTACTTAGGATAATCCAATCAATTCCTTCACCTAAAGCTGAACCTTTTAAATTGTGGCTTGCACAAGTGGGTAAAGAAAGACTTGATGAAATTGAAGACCCTGAACTTGCTCAAGAACGAATGAAAAGTCTTTATGAAAAAAAGGGCTATCCAAGGGACTGGATTGATAAAAGGCTTCGTGGGATTGCAATAAGACAAGGACTAACTGATGAATGGAAGGAAAGAGGGATTAAGAATAAAGTTGACTATGCAATCCTGACGGCCGAGATAAGTAAAGCAACTTTCGGCATGACCCCGAGCCAGTACAAGAAACTTAAAAAAATTCCTAACAGATCAAAAATAAATTTGAGAGACAATATGACAGACTTGGAGCTTATTTTCACAATGCTGGGTGAACGAGTAACTACAGAGATTTCCACTAATGAAAAACCTTCAGGTTTTACTCAAAATAAAAAAGTTGCAACTCGCGGCGGATCAGTTGCTGGTAAAGCTAGAATTGAGACAGAAAAAGAAATCGGTAAAAGTATAATCACAGGAAAGAACTATTTAAAATGA